A region of the Nerophis lumbriciformis linkage group LG13, RoL_Nlum_v2.1, whole genome shotgun sequence genome:
AGAATGTTTTTAAAGAGTTTTAAACGGTGCTGCAAGTGTtgattgttgtctttttgttattattgttaataatattattttgctGTTTGTAATATTTCGGTGGGTTCCAGCTTGGGTGCAATGACCATGATCCCACCGAATGAGTCTCGCCGAAACCAAATAAGGATGAGTAAGCGTGGTTCTTTTCTCTGCActtttcttttaaataatattattatcagaattattattgttattgtattattatttgtattgttgttgtaGTGGCTCAGAAGGAAGAGGAGGAGTTTCAGAGATGGAAGGAGTCTCACAGGCTGACACACGTGTACACCACTCCTGACAGACTGGGTACAGTACAAGTGTTCTTCTCACCTCCTTTTATTTCCTACACAATGTTCCTTTGGTGGTCATTTTATTCTTTTTCTTTCTCGTTTAACACGTCAAGGCGGTGATGCAACGTTGGATCAAGTCAGGGAGAGGCAATACCAGGACTCGCGTTTCTCCAAAGTACTGAAGAAGGTACCTGAATGCACCACAGGCCACAACATTTGGTACAAATAATCCAAGCTGATGGAGAAGTATTGAATTAGTATCTACAAACGTGGCGATACAATGAAAAAATAATtgaacattattaataataagtcGGGTTATACTTGAGTGAATTGCACCATTTTTGATCATGCTGTGCCACCTAATGTTGTGCCGCTTAGCATatcatatacaggtatatatatatatatatatatatatatatatatatatatatatatatatatatatatatatatatatatatatatatatatatatatgtatatatatatatatatatatatatatatatatatatatatacacacacacacacgtatatatatatatatatatatatatatatatatatatatatatatatatatatatatacagtatatgtatatatatatatatatatatatatatatatatatatatatatatatatatatatatatatatatatatatatataaatatatatatatatatatatatatatatatatatatatagtgtgtgaatgttgtctgtctatctgtgttggccctgtgatgaggtggcgacttgtccagggtgtaccccgccttccgcccgattgtagctgagataggctccagcgccccccgcgaaccccgaagggaataagcggtagaaaatggatatatacatatatatatatatatatatatatatatatatatatatatatacatacacatacatacatacatacatacatacatatacatatgtatgaatgcatatatatatatatatatatatacatatatatatatgtatatgtgtatatatatatgtatatttatttatttataaagaaatatataaatatatttatatatatatttatttataaaaaaatatataaatatatttacatatatatatttatatatttttttataaataaatatatataaatatatttatatatttctttataaataaataaatatacatatatatatatatatatatatatatatatatatatatatatatatagatagatagataggtagatatagatatacatacatgtacatacatatgtaaatatatttatatatttttttataaataaatatatatataaatatatttatatatttctttataaataaataaatatacatatatatatacacatatacatatatatgtgtatatatatatatatatatatatatatatatatatatatatatatgtatatgtatgtatgtatgtatgtatgtatatatatatgtgtatgtatatatatatatatatatatacatgtgtgtgtgtgtatatatatatataatatatatatatattatatatatatacacacacacacacatatatatatatatatatacatacacatatatatatatatatataaatatatatatatatatatatatatatatatatatatatatatatatatatatatatataaatatatatatatatatatatatatatatatatatatatatatatatatatatatatatatatatatatatatatatatatatataaaatgtgtgtatgaaaagagtcgttgAATAAGTTTCGCTGCCAAACAGCGGCCTCTACTGGCTAAATTAGTAGTTAAAGGCATGTTGGGGAAAAAAGTGACCACGAAGCAACAGTACacagtgtgcttttttttttttacatgttcctCACAATATACAGTTTGATCAATTcaatatttagttaaaaaaaagtgtgtttaaaTACCTAAAAAAAACTATGTATTTATTCGAAAAGTATGTGTGTTTTTTTCAGATGAAACAGGGCGATTTGGCCCAGAAGAAGAGACAAGAGGAAAATGACGAGTTTCAGCGCAAGAAAGATGAACAAAGAATAAAGGTGATTTAGAAACCTCTTAAATTATCACAAACACggtaatactgtaatatttacaggATTACTATCGTACTGTGTAAGTCTGTACTTTTCATGTTCAAAAAGCAGTACCACGTGTAGCCGCTAGATGGCGGCAAAGGCAAGCATGACACTTTTTAAAGCCtacactggacacttcattaggtacacattcTAACAATGTCCTATTAAATCTTAAAAAACATATAATACTGATTTCTACAAGGTTTCTGAGTTCGCCCGTGATATGTATTTTGTCTATTCATGATCAAAAGAGCTTTGATCGTTTTATGACCACACAAAAGTTAATTGCTGTGAGGTTTTGCAGGCCGAGCGTAACGAAAAGAGGGCGCAGGAGGAGCAGCAGCGCAGGCGCCAACAACATCGACAGGAGCACATCAGGTGATATTGTAACAGACAATTATTATGTATCATAATAATAACTTTTAACACTCTGGTTTTAATCGAATGacacac
Encoded here:
- the epsti1 gene encoding uncharacterized protein epsti1, which produces MDLPRRETSTNVSNPETNSTQRLGAMTMIPPNESRRNQIRMMAQKEEEEFQRWKESHRLTHVYTTPDRLGGDATLDQVRERQYQDSRFSKVLKKMKQGDLAQKKRQEENDEFQRKKDEQRIKAERNEKRAQEEQQRRRQQHRQEHIRVNSAFLQNLDGRDGCRQSSPGPHDGWAAATAGPGPRPVSRPGPRPGFGFE